ATTTTTGTTGGACATAGTTCCTCTTCGTGCCTGCGCACAGGTAAAGTCAAAAAGTTGCGTGGCACTAAGGTTATTTTACGTCTAAATACACACACAGGGCTAGTTTAGCTGTGCATTGCCACTGGGCTTGAACCCTACTCACAGTTTCTTGATGTGTTTGGCAAACATCTTGAGAGGATCAATCGCGATGAACACAGCCCGTCCGCGTGCCAGTACCTCGCCCTTCTGATTGCGGATTTCGGCAATATTAATGTGTTTTTTGCCCTGAACGCTGCTCTCACGAGCTTCCACAATTAATGGCGTTTGCAGTGGGACTGGCTTCAGATATTCCACATCCATTTGTTTTGTCAGAGCAATCACCGAGCGCAGCCTGTTCACCTTGCCCATAGCCTCGTCCAGGATGGTGGCAATAATCCCTCCGTGAGAGTGTCCCGGCGGCCCCTGGTATTTCTTGGGCAAGCGAAATCGGCAATACGAACGGCGGTGTGCCTCGTCAAAATGAAATTCAAGGTGCATGCCTTCCGGGTTGTCTGGTCCGCAGGCAAAGCAGCGGTTAACCGGGATAGACAGGTTTTTGATCTCGTGTCCGGGGGCGCGCGTTTTCCGGGCCATAAGTAGAAGTTAAGTTGATTCTAGCATTGACACTGATTTGGCCTGGCATAAGCGATGCCCAAAAGGTCCGAGCATCAGCAAAGCCCTGCTAATTCTGATATACCTAATGGCTCGCATGAATTCCAG
The nucleotide sequence above comes from Terriglobales bacterium. Encoded proteins:
- a CDS encoding PaaI family thioesterase codes for the protein MARKTRAPGHEIKNLSIPVNRCFACGPDNPEGMHLEFHFDEAHRRSYCRFRLPKKYQGPPGHSHGGIIATILDEAMGKVNRLRSVIALTKQMDVEYLKPVPLQTPLIVEARESSVQGKKHINIAEIRNQKGEVLARGRAVFIAIDPLKMFAKHIKKL